One Carbonactinospora thermoautotrophica genomic window, CCGTCTGGCTCTTGATCTCACCGGTCTCGTTGTTGGTGAACTCGGCGGTCACGAAGAGCGGGGCCGAGTAGGTGAAGTCCCGTTCCCGGCACTCCTCGATGGAGTTCTTGGGGGGCTCGAACCGGTGGTCCCGGAAGGTGAGCGACATGGTCCCGGAGAAGTCCTCGATGGGACTGATCTCCTCGAAGACCTCTTCGAGCCCCGACTTCGTGGGTACGTCCAGGCCAGCAGCCAGAGCCTCCTCGACCCGGGCCTTCCAGCGCTCGTTGCCGATCAGCCAGTCGAAGCTGTCGACCTGGAGCGCGAGGAGGTTCGGGACCTCGAGGGGCTCCCGGATCTTGGCGAACGAGATACGGCGCGGTGCTGTCTTAACGGTGTTCAAGGCGTTGCGCGAGGCGGCCAAGAGGGGTCCTTCCGAGGGCTCGGACATCCTACGCGCATGCCGGACAACCCATGACTAGGCCATGGGCAATCAGAGGGCAGCGCAAAGGAGCAGTGTAGCCGGAAGGCTCACTGCTGTCGAGCGGGACGACCAGTACCTGATGTCAGTGCCCAACTCTCGCGCGCCCATCGTGCATCGGCAGCATTACTCGCCACTGGCCTTTCGTCAAGGAGTTCATCAGCGTTGCCCCTCTGACCAGCGGCTTTTCCCAGCCCCGGAGATTCACCCGAACAGAGGAACGATCACGGATGATCAACCTTGATATATCCGAAAAGTCTGAATCGCCGGACTGGAACTCGCGCGCTGGCCAGACCACCGGGTGTGATACTGGCTGGCAGAGAGCTGACGTACGGTGCATCGAGGAGCAGGAGCGGACGCACATGGCGCGACCCACGCCGATCAGCGGGTTTCCGGAGTGGCTGCCGCACGAGCGGATGATCGAGCAGCACATCCTCGACACCATCCGGAACACGTTCGAGCTGCATGGGTTCGCGCCCGTGGAGACGCGCGCGGTCGAGCCGCTCGACCAGCTGCTCCGCAAGGGGGAGACCGACAAGGAGATCTACGTCCTGCGGCGGCTGCAGGCCGAGGAGGACGACTCGGAGGAATCGGTCGGCCTGGGCCTGCACTTCGACCTGACCGTGCCGTTCGCCCGGTACGTGCTGGAGAACGCGGGCAAGCTGCAGTTCCCGCTGCGCCGGTACCAGATCCAGAAGGTGTGGCGGGGCGAGCGGCCGCAGGAGGGCCGGTTCCGGGAGTTCTACCAGGCCGACATCGACGTGATCGGCAAGGACCGGCTGCCGTTCCACTACGAGGTGGAGATGCCGCTGGTGGTGGCGGACGCGCTCGCCCGGCTGCCGATCCCGCCCATCCGCATCCAGGCCAACAACCGGAAGATCGCCGAGGGCTTCTACCGCGGCCTGGGCATCGAGGACGTGACCGGCGTGCTGCGCGCGGTCGACAAGCTGGACAAGATAGGCCCCGAGCAGGTGCACACGCTGCTGGTCGAGCAGATCGGCTGCACCGACGAGCAGGCGCGCGCCTGCCTGGCGTTGGCCCGGATCTCCGCCGAGGACGGCTCGTTCGCCGACCGCGTGCACGAGCTCGGCGCCAAGGACGAGCTGCTCGACGAGGGCCTGGAGGAGCTCACCCGCGTCGTCGAGGCCGCCCGCGAGCACGCGCCCGGCCTGCTCGTGGCCGATCTGCGGATCGCCCGCGGCCTGGACTACTACACCGGCACCGTGTACGAGACGCAGCTGCGTGGCCACGAGTCGCTGGGCTCGATCTGCTCCGGCGGCCGGTACGACAACCTGGCCTCCACCGAGGACGAGACGTACCCGGGTGTGGGCATCTCGATCGGCGTCACCCGGCTGGTGTCCCGCCTGCTGGGCCAGAACCTGCTGACGGTGAGCCGGAAGGTGCCGACCTGCGTGCTGGTCGCGCTGCCCAACGAGGAGGCACGCGCGGACTGCTACCGGATCGCCGCCGCGCTGCGTCGCCGCGGGATCGCCGCCGAGGTGGCGCCCGAGGCGGTCAAGTACGGCAAGCAGATCCGGTTCGCCGAGCGACGGGGCATCCCTTACGTGTGGTTCCCCCAGGGCGAGTCCGGCGGCCAGGAGGTCCGCGACATCCGGTCCGGCGAGCAGCGGCCCGCCGACCCGGACACGTGGACCCCGCCGGCCGAGGACCTGTACCCGCTGGTCACGGCGACCGGTCAGTGATCCAGTTTTCGATTGTGCGGCAGGGCGCTCGCGAGCCGGAGCGCCCTGCCGTGGTGAGCCTCTCGCGCTGAACCCTCTGCTCGAGATCATCCCTGAAAAGATCGCCCGAGGGAAGGCGTTGGGGAAAAGGCGGCGCACGCGAAGTCCGCCGCCGGCGAAGCGCCTGGCCTGAGGCTCCTCGGGGCTGTCGCCCGATGGCCAGGGTCAGAGCGCCTCGATGTTGCTCACCAGCCAGCCGGCGCCGGTCTTCTTCAGCGTCATTCGGACCCGGCTGAGATCCAGTCGCGGCGCCTTGAGCTGGCTGTTCGTGGCCTGCTGGTTGACGAACATCAGCACCTGCGCCTCGTCGGGTTCGGCCCGGATCACGCCGGCGGCCGCCACGTTGCCCACGACGACTGCCCGGTACTGCGTCGCGGTCGGCTTGACGACCTTGGTGAACGTCTCCGCGTACTTCTCCTTGAAGTCGCCGGTCAGCACCGCCTGAGCCTTGGCGAGGTCCTGGTCCAGGTGCCGGTAGTCGTACGAGAGCAGCACCGGCGTGTGCATCTCCGCGGCGGCCAGGGCCTTCTCCCGGGCCTCCTCAGCGGCCCGCTGCTGGAGCAGGTCATACGCCAGGAAGCCGACCAGGCCCCCGGCGAGCACCACAGCGGCCGTGAGCAGGACGACGAACGCGCCCGCCGGCCGCCGCCCGGGCCCGCCGCCCGCCCGTGGGTCAACGGGCTGCTGCGCGCTCGTGGGCTCGTCCTGGATCGGCCGGCCCGGCTGCTCACCCGGGCCGGGGGCGGCGCTCTTCCGCGGGCCCCGCTTGGCGGCCTGGCGCAGGCCGGCCACACGCGGCCGTCGCCTCGGGACGGCGGGGTTGGCGGGTGGGTTCACGCGCTTACTCCTTGGCAAGGTGGCTTACTCCTCGGCAGGGGGCGTTCCGGGATCAGCCGACGAACTCCAGGTTGGAGGTGAGCCAGCGGTCGCCCTCACGGCGCAGGTCGAGCTGGATGCGGTAGTGACGCTCCTGGCCCTGCGGGACGGCCTTGTTGGTCACCGTGCTGTCCGCGACCACGAGCACCCGGGCGGAATCGTCGTCGTACGAGACGATCCCGGCCTCCAGCACCTGGCCCTTGGAGACGGTCTTGTTCTCCGTGACCAGCTGCTCGAGCTGCGGGGCCCTGGCGCTGAACTCCTGCTTGAAGTCACCGGTCGAGGCCTCCAGCACCCGGTCCAGGTCACGCCGGCCGTGCTGGTAGTCAAGGGTGGTGAAGTTCACCACCATCTGGCGAGCCGCTGCCAGGATCTCCTGCCGGCGGCCTTCCTCGGCCCGGTACCGGTAGACCTGCCAGCCCAGCACGCCAGCCGCCGCGAGCAGCAGCACCAGGACGACGGACAGCCCGACGACCGCGCCGCGTCCCCGCGACGAGGTCAATTGCCCAGCGGGCCGATCAGCAGCCACGTCCACGAGTCCTTTCCCATCACCTTCTGCTGGCCACCCAGCGAGCCGATGATGATCGGCTCGCCGTCCGGGCCCATGGCGAGGCCGGTGACCGGGTCGTAACCGGAGATGACGAACGTCGGCGCGCCGGTGGCCCGCGGCGTGCCGGCCGACGGCCTGGCCTGGCTGGACTGGGTGGGGTTCGAGCCTACGTCGGGGTTCGAGCCTCGGGTCTTCGCGCGGGGGACGTTGTGGGCGCCGCGCACGTTGGTCCGGCTACCCCGGGGCTCGGCGCACTTGACCTTGGTGTTGGCCCGCTTCGCCTTGCTCGGGTCGTCGCCCCAGCCCTCGTCCGGCGTACGACGCTCGGTGCTCTGATACCCCTTGCGGCACACCGGAGGATCGGGGGGCAGCGCCAGACCGAAGTGCACGGTGCCGTCACCGGGCACGATCGTGAAGGTGCCCACCAGGTTCTGCGGGTACGTGACCAGGATCTGCTCGATGGCAGGCAGCCGGGCGGTGGTGACCTGGCCGACCGAGACGAGGTTGCCGAGCAGCACCGGGAGCGTCGGCCGGGTGGTCCGCAGCAGCGCTTCGAGCTCCCGGGACGCGACCGGCCCGTTGTCCAGCACCTTGCGCAGGTCCGGGTCGCTGGCGCGCACCTGGTCGGTGAGCAGGGCGAGGTCCCGGGAGAACGACTTGATGGCGCTGGCCTGGTCGTTCTGCGTCTTGAGGACCTTCTGGGAGTCCTGGATGAGCTTGATCGTCTGCGGCAGGTTCTGCTCGGCCGCCACGGTCAGCTCGTCGCCGCTGTCGATGAGTCGCTGCAGGTCCCGGCCGGTCCCGGAGAACGCCCTGCCCAGCTCGCCGATGACGGTGGTCAGGTCCTGCCTGTCCACCGAGTTGACCAGCCGGTCCAGGTTGACCAGCAGGGTCGTGGTGGAGATCGGGGTCCGCGTGTCGCCGCGCGGGATAACCGCGCCCGGTTGCAGGTACGGGCCGCCGTCCCGGCGCGGCTGCAGGTCGACGTACTGCTCGCCGACCGCGGACCGGTTGGCCACCACCGCGATCGTGTCGGCCGGGATCTTGGTGCCTTTTTCCAGCTCCAGGTCCACGCGCACGCCGTCGGGGCGCAGGTGCAGCTCGCCGACGCGGCCCACCGGCACGCCGCGGTACGTCACCTCGGCGCTGGAGAAGATGCCGCCAGCCTCGGCGAAGTCCGCCGAGATCGTGTACGTGCGGCCGAAGAGCCGGTCCCCGACGCCGATGTAGTTGACGCCGACGTACGCGATGCCCAGCGCGGTGAGCGCCGCGAACGCCAGCAGCTGGAGCTTGACGGCAGTCCGGATGATCACGCGATCCCTCCCATCGGCCCGAGCAGCAGCGTGACGAGCCGCGGGTCGAACCCGTGGTAGTACGCGGCGTAGTACTGGGCGCCGTACCCCGACCCGCCCTGCTCGTACGCCGCGCCCCCGATGCAGATCGGCGGACACAGGGCGCCCCTGCTTCCGCTGCCGGAGCCGCCGCTCTTGCCGGTGGGCGCCGGGGTCGGGCAGTGGGCCGACAGCGGCACGCCGGGCAGCGGCTTCGTCGGGCACGGGATCGGCCCGGGAACCGGCACGAGCGGCGGCAGGGTGACCTCGGGACAGCCGAGCAGCGGCGGGCAGTCCTGCCTCGGTTCGCCGGCGTCGCGCTCGATCAGGTTGTCGTACAAGGTCTTCAGGTCCAGGTCGGCCTTGATCCGCAGGTTGGTGTAGTCGCTGCCCCTGACGGCGTCCGCGGCGTTCTTGGGGAACGGGAACGTGACCAGCAGCTCCAGCGCCTTGGGCAGGTCGTTGCCGGCCTGGTTGAGCCTGGTCAGGATCGGCTCCAGCGCCTTGAGGTTGGCGATCAGGTCCTGCTGGGAGGCGTTGATCACCCGGGTGCCGACCACGCCCAGCTCGGACAGCGCCTGGAGCATCTGCACGAGCTGCGCCCGCTGGTCGGCCAGAGCCTTCAGGCCGGGGTGGATCTGGTCGAGGGCGACGCCGATGGTCTGCCGCTGGGCGGCGAGGGTGCGCGACAGCTTGTCCAGGTTCTCGATCGCCCGGACGATCTCGGCCTTGCGCTGGTCCAGGCTCTTGACCAGGGTGTCGAGCTGCTCGAGCAGGTCCTTGATCCGGTCCTCGCGGCCGGCCATGACCTCGTTCAGCTCGTGGCTGATGGTCCTGAGCTGGGCCACACCACCGCCGTTGAGCAGCAGGGACAGCGCGGAGAGGACCTCCTCGACCTCGATGCTGCGGCTGCTGCGGGACAGCGGGATCACGTCGCCGTCGCCGAGCCGGCCGACCGGCTGCTGGTCCGTGGGCGGGGCGAGCGAGACGAACTTCTCGCCCAGCAGGCTGGTCTGCCGAATCGACGCGACCGCGTTGTCCGGCAGCTCGACCGAGTTCTTGATCCGCAGCCGGACCTTGGCGTGCCAGCCGTCCAGCCAGATCTTC contains:
- the hisS gene encoding histidine--tRNA ligase: MARPTPISGFPEWLPHERMIEQHILDTIRNTFELHGFAPVETRAVEPLDQLLRKGETDKEIYVLRRLQAEEDDSEESVGLGLHFDLTVPFARYVLENAGKLQFPLRRYQIQKVWRGERPQEGRFREFYQADIDVIGKDRLPFHYEVEMPLVVADALARLPIPPIRIQANNRKIAEGFYRGLGIEDVTGVLRAVDKLDKIGPEQVHTLLVEQIGCTDEQARACLALARISAEDGSFADRVHELGAKDELLDEGLEELTRVVEAAREHAPGLLVADLRIARGLDYYTGTVYETQLRGHESLGSICSGGRYDNLASTEDETYPGVGISIGVTRLVSRLLGQNLLTVSRKVPTCVLVALPNEEARADCYRIAAALRRRGIAAEVAPEAVKYGKQIRFAERRGIPYVWFPQGESGGQEVRDIRSGEQRPADPDTWTPPAEDLYPLVTATGQ
- a CDS encoding MCE family protein gives rise to the protein MRRVVRALAGAIAGTLLLTACQFNGLYDMPLPGGAAQGDDVYRVTVEFDDVLDLVPRSSVRVDDVTVGTVEKIWLDGWHAKVRLRIKNSVELPDNAVASIRQTSLLGEKFVSLAPPTDQQPVGRLGDGDVIPLSRSSRSIEVEEVLSALSLLLNGGGVAQLRTISHELNEVMAGREDRIKDLLEQLDTLVKSLDQRKAEIVRAIENLDKLSRTLAAQRQTIGVALDQIHPGLKALADQRAQLVQMLQALSELGVVGTRVINASQQDLIANLKALEPILTRLNQAGNDLPKALELLVTFPFPKNAADAVRGSDYTNLRIKADLDLKTLYDNLIERDAGEPRQDCPPLLGCPEVTLPPLVPVPGPIPCPTKPLPGVPLSAHCPTPAPTGKSGGSGSGSRGALCPPICIGGAAYEQGGSGYGAQYYAAYYHGFDPRLVTLLLGPMGGIA
- a CDS encoding MCE family protein, translating into MIIRTAVKLQLLAFAALTALGIAYVGVNYIGVGDRLFGRTYTISADFAEAGGIFSSAEVTYRGVPVGRVGELHLRPDGVRVDLELEKGTKIPADTIAVVANRSAVGEQYVDLQPRRDGGPYLQPGAVIPRGDTRTPISTTTLLVNLDRLVNSVDRQDLTTVIGELGRAFSGTGRDLQRLIDSGDELTVAAEQNLPQTIKLIQDSQKVLKTQNDQASAIKSFSRDLALLTDQVRASDPDLRKVLDNGPVASRELEALLRTTRPTLPVLLGNLVSVGQVTTARLPAIEQILVTYPQNLVGTFTIVPGDGTVHFGLALPPDPPVCRKGYQSTERRTPDEGWGDDPSKAKRANTKVKCAEPRGSRTNVRGAHNVPRAKTRGSNPDVGSNPTQSSQARPSAGTPRATGAPTFVISGYDPVTGLAMGPDGEPIIIGSLGGQQKVMGKDSWTWLLIGPLGN